The window CTTCGGGCAATATTTCTTCCGTGCAAAAAGAGCTCATTGCTTTCCTTGGTGTGAAAGATCTCATCGTAGTAGAAGAACCTGATGTCCTCCTTGTGACTTCAAGAGAGGGTGTGAGTGAGATCAAAGCGATGTTATCCAATATGCGGAAAAATAAAGTTTTACAAAAGTACCTCGACTAGAAATTTGACAGAACAGGCTTGATATAAGGAGGAAGGAATGCCTTCCGGAAAAAAGAGAAAGCGTAGAAAAATCGCAACACACAAACGTAAGAAAAAACGCAGAGCCAACAGACACAAAAAGAAGAAATAATCTTTCTTCAGTGACTTACTGTTTCCTCCGATAGATTTGTTATGAAACAAGTCTGGAGGAAACAGAAACCCCGCACCCCCGGTTTCATCCGAGCATTTACCATGGAAACACCTCTCGGGGATGTCCTGGAGGCTGAGTTTAATTTTCACGAACGACTCGTTCGTTTATCTGTCGAGATCAAAGAAGAGAAAGGACGTATGTACGGAGCCACCGTGAAAAACGGAACTGTACAATCCGAGAAGGATATCACTTCTGGACGTGCCTACCCAGTCTTTCGAAAGATTTGGCCATTCCGCGAATACTTCAGTTCCCTCCCTGACAAAGACATGTTGGTTAGTATTGGCGGAGCGTATGAAATTTACCCTCCGTTCCAACCAGAAGTATCCGAAAAAAAACGAAACGCACGTGGACCAATGGAGTCAGCACTCTTTCCCTCCACGCGGTATGATTCCATCTTTGGGATTGTCCGTGAGACAAGGTTCCAACGTTGGAGAAGGGAACGAAGAGAGGCTAGAGAAGCGCGAGGATCGCTCTGGACACGTTTCAAACGTAGGGTCTGGGGAGATTTGCAAGATATCTGTCTCGGCGTCGGATTTGGATGTTTGGTCTATTATGTATATTATGATTATGTCGTATTAGGTCTCAGTCTGGGAATCTTAGGGATGGTCGCAGGACTTCTGGATTTTCTTGTGAGAAAACGATCTGTCTTAATGACAAAAGTGTTGTCATTTCTCAGTTTCGGTTCATATTTTTTCTACAACGGCTACGTCTATTTCTAGACGTAGTAGTAGAAATTGATATGGCAAAAGAAACATCCCAAGCAAACCAATTCATTCATGAACAATACATCATTTTCAATTTGGGCGATGAAGAATATGCCATCCCCATCACAATTGTAGAAGAAATTGTCAAAATCACAAACCTAATCCGTGTTCCACAATCAAAGAGTTACTTTGCAGGGATCATGGACATCCGAGGCAAAGTGGTTCGGATGATAGACCTTGCCAAACGTTTGAATATCAAAAATGTAAACGAAGCGGCAGACCGTGCGATTGTGATCAATGTCTCTGGCAAATCGATTGGAGTGATCGTGGACAAAGTGTCCCATGTCGTTCATTTCCCTGCCAACCAAGTCGACCCACCACCACCTTCGGTGAAAGGGATTTCTTCTCGTTACATCACAGGAGTCGGGAAAAAAGACAACCGCTTCATTATCCTCATTGATATTGAAAAAATCCTGACAGTAGAAGAAATTACGGAACTGGCCACCGTTTAACTTTGGCAGATGAAATTTGTTTGAAGAAATACAATGATCATCTCTAAATTTTATTACCTACGAAAAAACTTATACTCGATGGCAGAACTTGTTTTGGAACAAGTGATCCTCCTCAGTGAAGCATTAGAAGCAGATGATTATGAACAAGCTCTCAATATTGTGGAACGTGATGACCTCATTGATGATTTGGAAAAGGAAAATGATAACCTATCCCAAAATGCCATTTTAGAAGCCGTGAGTAACCGCAACATCTTAGGGATGGGGGATGTGGACAATGGCATCGTATTAAAAAAAGACCCCCTTCGTTTTGCCCTCTCGGCGATCCGGATCACAAGGAATATGGAACGTATGGGTGACCAGGTGGTGAACTGTGCGGATGTGTTCCGGCATCAAACCATTCGCAAAGGCCTATTCAAAAACGAAGAACCAATGACTTTAATTTTATCTCGAGTCACCACTCTTGCGGGTATGGCGATAGAATCCCTCGTCGAAGAAAAAGAACGTTTCATGGGAAGTGTGAATTCTTTAGAAGATGAGTTGAACGAACTTTGTGACCAAGCATTCAAAAAGTATCGGTCGGTTCCCGATATGGAGAAACAAGAATTTGCAGACGTATACCGAATCATTCTCGCATTAGAAAGGTTAGGTGACTATGCCGTGAATGTTGCGGAAGAACTTGTTCGTCTGAATACCGGAAAAGACATCCGCCATTTGGAAAACGTAAAGTCGAAACCTACTTTATATCCATAAACTAGATTCTAAAAAATTGTTTAAATCGTTCCAAGGATGGTTTGATATCCCCCATCGATTACCGATTAGATGAAAAATTGATCTTTTTTAAAAACAATTTCAGCCTAAAATAGAAATCAAATACAGTCCTTGAAATTTTTGCTTAGCAAGCCGGTTGAGAAACAAATGTCCGATGTTTGAAAAGATTGTATTTAAGTTTGGATGTATTGGTCTTATGGTATCTACTCATATCATAAGATCAAGGAATTCGAATCAAAAGATTAAATTCATTTGACAGAGGAATTAGAATCCTTTTAAAATTCCTCTGTCAATGAAACCAAAAGAAATTATTTCCAAACCAAAATCAAAAAGTTTTTTCCTAGTTTATACACTCTTTACCAATTTGGATCCATTTTTATTCTTTGTAGGGATATTTCTTATTTTTGGTTGGGCAAATTTTGCATCCTTTATTAAAATTTTACTCTACTTAGCACCCCCCATTATAGGATTTCACTCGCTTCTGTTTTTTCTGAAACATAAAGAGTTTAAAAAACTATTATATCGTCCAGAAGAGATCCCCTATACTGAAAAAGAACTCAATATCATTCGCAAACTTTCCAAAAATGGAGCACTCAATATTCTTTCTACGAATGTGGGGGGACCTATTCTCACAATGGTCCTTGCTTACCATTTTGGTATGGTAAGATCTTATGGTGAAGTCGTGTTTCTTTCTTTGTTAGGTGTATTACTTGCGATGGCAATTTCTTCTTTTTTCTACGTTTATGTTGAGCAAAGAATGTATGATGTTTACAATCAATTGAAACTCAAACCTCTCAGTTTGTTTGCTAATTTATTTTTCCCTATTTTTTCTACATTTGTGATCGAATACTTTTTGTTTTCATTTTACATCTATTCACAATTTCGAAGTCATGTTGATGTCAACCAATTACAATTGATCTGTATTGGATTGAGTTTTTTCATAATATTGATCATTTCTTTATTGTTTTTTGTTCTATGGAAATTGACAGGTAATACATCAGCAACCATCCGAGATGTATCCGATATCTTGAAATCTTTCGCCGAAGGTGATTTACGTTCTGATGTTCGAATCAATGAAACTCGAAATGAAATTGGTGTAATCTCTCTCTATTTAGAAGAAGCAAAAACAAAACTCAATCGCCTATTGACTTCAATTATAAACCATTCTTCCAAAATCCAATTAGAAGCAAAAACGTTAGAAGGTTTATCAAGTGAGTCAGCAGAACATTCACAAGTTCAAGCTGCTTCTTTAGAAGAGGTTGCTGCAGCATTAGAAGAAAATGGGTCATCCATCAATGGAATTTATTCGGATGCTTTAGAACAAAAAAAATTAACGGCCGCTACAAATGAATCCATTGAACATTTATTTACAATATCATCCAGTGTGAAAGATATTTCGCTTCATGCCAAAGAGAAGGCAGACTCGGTAGAATCTGAAGTAATCAAAAGTGGAAAATCAATTACAAGTGCAATCCAATCCATAGAAGAAGTAGACAAAAATGCAGTTGAAATTGGAAAAATTTTGGAGATCATAAAAGATATTTCGGAACAAGTCAACTTACTTGCGTTAAATGCTTCAATTGAGGCAGCTCGTGCTGGTGATATGGGAAGAGGATTTGCTGTGGTTGCTTCCGAAGTGGGAAAACTCGCCGAAAGAACCGCATCTTCTACAAAAACCATATCAGATCTTATCAAACGAGTTTCCATTTCAACTCATATGTCGGTTGATTCTGTAAAATCTGCGAGCGAGACATTCCGTTATCTATCAGAAAGTGTCATCGAGATCATCAATAATATAGATAAGGTAAACCAAGCCAATTTAGAACAAATCACAGAAGTGGAAGAAATTAGAAAACAATCGGAAAATATAGTCAATAGGTCCTCTTCTGTTTCGTTTGCAACGGAAGAACAAAAAAAAGTAAATGAAGAGATGGGAACGTCCGTCCATCATTTGGCAAATGATACAGCAAAATTATCGATGATGTCTGAAAAAACAGCTAAATCATCGGCTGAATTAAATTCTCTCATTGTCGAATTGAACAAAGAATTATCTTTGTTTAAATTATGATCTCTGCAACATTTCTATTCAAACAATTTGCTTCTGATCCAGTATTTGAGTCCTTAGACCAATCTATCGAGAATTTTGTAACCAACCATCCTGAATATTTAGGAAGAGACCAATGGTCTAACCAGGAAAAAGGAATTTTAGCCGTTGTGTACTACTTCAAATCCGAAAAAGGATTGGAAGCCTTAAAAGATTTTTCTGATCATAAGACTGCCAAATTGAATCATGCTCAGTGGTATGAGGGTTACCAAGTGATTATCTCACAAGTTATAAAATCATATGGGAATGGTAAGTTAGAACATGTAACCAATCGCAAATTGTAAAAAAATCCGTCGATATCATTTCGAAATTGTATGAATAACTTATTGGTTTCGTTTGTATAAAATTTCTCGATACGTTTGTAACAAGTTTTCAATGTAAAATGGTTTGCTTACGAATCCATCCATACCCACTTCCAAACATCTTTCTTTGTGTTCATTTAAGACATGGGCTGTCACTGCAATGATGATGGAAGGAGTTTGATTCGGATTGGATCTTTTGTTTTTTGAGTAACCCACCAATCACTTTTTGGTTTAATACATTGTCTTCTACGACTAAAACTCGTTTCCCATCAAATGGAACCACATTTGGTTTTTTGTTCATTTCCAATGAATCTGAAATTGGAATTTGTTTGGATACAGGCGACGAAATTTCAATTTGGTAGGAATTGGTTTCTTCCTCTATGCTAAGTGGAAACGAACACCAAAATGTACTTCCTACTCCTTTCACACTTTCCACACCAATTTTTCCCTCTAAAAGACCAACCAATCTTTCGGAAATGGCAAGGCCGAGCCCAGTTCCACCATACTTACGTGAGGTGGAAGTATCAACTTGCGAAAATTTTTGGAATAAAGAAGTGAGTTTTTCATAGGAAATTCCAATTCCTGAATCTTTGATTTGAAATAAGATCGAATGTTCTTCTTTTTTGATCGAAAGAATCACGAATCCAGTTTCCGTAAATTTAATCGCATTTCCAATTAAGTTGAATAAAATTTGTCGAATTCGACTTGGATCTGAAACAATCACCTCAGGCACATCGGGATTAATTTCGAATTTAAATTCTAATTGTTTGGTATTTGCTTCGATGGCAAATAAATCAAAAATTTCCCTGACTAAATTTGCTAAGTGAAATGGAGTTTTTTGAATTGTTAATTTTCCCGCATCGATTTTTGAGAAATCTAGAATATCGTTTAGAATATTTAAGAGTGCTTTTCCTGCATCAGCGATCGTTTTTAAATAGGACTTTTGTTCTGCATCTAAATCTGTTTCGAATAAAATCTGTGTGATTCCAATCACTCCGTTCAGAGGAGTTCGTATCTCATGACTCATCGATGCTAAAAATTCAGATTTGGCACGACTTGCCATTTCTGTCTTTTCGTATAACTCCTGTAACCTTTTTTGTGTCGTATTTAAACTATTTAAGATTGTTTTGTTATCATTTAAGATTTGGATATCACCTGTAAATTTTCCTTCACCAAGTAAAGAAATGAGTCGAAAGACTTCGTCGACACTCCCTCCCATAATGGACACCAACGATCGATGTGTGAAATACAAACTAATTCCAAAAACAATTCCAGATAAGATAAGAACTGTTCGTAGGAAAAAAACTTTTTCTTTTGCATCCAATATTGCCTGAGTTGTCCGGTCATCCAATTGGTGGTATAAATCATTGATTGGTTTCATAATCTCTGCTTTGAATTTCAGATACTGATCATCAAATAAAATTGCTACTGCTTTGGGATTGGATTTTCCAGTTTTTAATTCCCTGTCGATCATCGACATGGATTCAAATTCGATTTTGGTGAGTTGGTCTGATTTTTCTTTAGATAAGGATAGTAATAAAAAATCTGACTCTAAAAAACCAGCTTGTTTCATGGCATCCAAAATGCTGATCTTTTCCCCCTCTTCGGAAGGTGGAGGTAATTGATCGGCAATGACCAAATCCCAATAAGCATAGTCATACTCATTAGGTCGTGGCCTAACACCATTTCGGATCTCTAAAATGCGTTGGAAGTAAGCTTTGAATTTTGGTTCTTTTTGAATTGCATACAAACGGACAAGGTTTGTTAGTTGGTCTGATGACTGGCGGAGTTCATTGGCAATTTGTAACGACCGATGCCGGCTTTCCTCCGCCGCATCAATGTTTCGTTCACTAGCAGTGTAAAAAGCAAAGGCTATGGATACAAAAATAAATAAAATGAAATTGGTGAGTAGATAGGGAAACAATCTTCCTTTTGGTTTCCAAGTTCTATCCAACATGGCGATACTTTACAGGAAATGAAAAAGGAGTAAAGGATTATATTCGTTTGGAGAGTTGATCTGGGAATGAATTACGAGATAGGGTGGACTTTCAAAAAGAAACAATGTCCTTAGAAACAAATTTCTGGACTGAATTTTATCAGTTCATTGATAAATCCATAGATCAATCATTTTTGAAACACAATTTTGATTGTTTTCAAAATCTAAGGCTGTTACCACGAAGACTTCTTTTTCATTATGACTTTCCTTCCATGTATGCTTGTAATTCTTGTTGTAATCCTTCAGGTAAACTTAAACCCCGCGCTCGGATCCTTTCATTGTATTTATTAAATGACATCCGATGTTGGTTGGTGTTTAAGTATCCTTCTAATGCTTCGGATGCCCAAGGAATGATTTCTTTTACGAAATCATGATTTTCTTCTAACTGATCACAAAACGGAATGAAAAGTGGACGGTTGACTGGTCTACCTATATTACGATAGAATAATAAACAAAAAAGTGTTTCATCACCTAAAACGGATTCGGTTCGAATTTTTTCTTCAACATATTTTAGATTGATACAATCTAAATAATCTATGTTAAACGATTCTGGTGCTAATCGTTTTGTAACAAATTTAGAGATTTCGGTTTTTACGAATGTTAGATTGTTACAATGATGAGGGCAATTGCCTTGGTCTTTGTGAAGATCACATTCTAATAACAAAATACAGTCTACATCCGATGTTGGGTCTACGATTCCAAAATTGATGGAACCGAGTAGTTCTAACGCTACTTCGTACCCTTTTCGGGAAAGTTCTTGTGTTGCCAGTCGGAACGCTTGCATTCGTTTGAGGGCATACTTCGTATCATAATTCCTATATTTATTTTTGAGAACGAGATACCTTTCTACTATATTTTTGGACATATGTTTTTATATAATGGCGTTTGGATTTGAATTGTAGTGAACGCCATTTGCCCAAAGAATACAACACCTTTTGTATTGGGAAAATTGAAATTTCGCCGATAATTGAGAATAGGTAGGAATGGAATTTGGAGTCACTGAACTTAGGCAATCTGGTTTCAAAACGTAAGTTCCATTTGGCCATTGGATCTCTACTCATCCTGATCCAAACCTCCGTTTGGGGAGGAGAGGAAGACCGTAGGAATCCACTTTCTGGTTTGTATCTCTCTCCCTTGCAGGTGATTTCCATCGAGGAAATCAAATCTCTCGATACAGAAAAACGCATCACAATCGATGAAGATTCAGGGATTGCGCTTCGTGACGAACCCAAACCTACAGACCCCAATGCTCCCGATGTACCGGTCGCGCCTGGTGCTGACCTCCCTGTTGATCCTGGCCAAGAAACGGGACCAAAAAACATAGAAACTAAGATCCGTGAGGCGGAAGGACTCCTCAAACGATATTATAGCCAATTCATCGAAGAAAAGCGGATTTGGGAAGATCGCGAAAAGGGAAATGTTTATAATTCTCGTACCGAGATGAATGACATTCGATTATTACTTTGGCAAAGTACCCATAAACATTCGGAAACGTTTATTGTCCGAGATTCTCCTCTTCTCTATTACCTTCATACCAAACTTGCGAAACTATATGTGGAAGCAGAAAAATTTGCTCCAGCACTCAGACATTACCTCGCTGCGTTTCGGTATCATCCTTTGGAGATGACAGAAGAAGGGTATCGTAATGGAGAGTGGCAAAAAGAAGATGTTCTTGGATATGATGAAAGTGCAGCAAAAGAACATGATAGATTGTACAAGGAATGGATCCAAGCGGAACAAAAATGGAAAAAAGCTAAAGATGATATCCATCTCAAAGAAAGTGCTTGGGTCCGTGATGGGAAAAAACTCTCGGAATTGGCACCTCAATCAAAACTTTGGAATGACGAAGTGCGTATGTTAGATGAATCAAGAAAAAAAGCTAAATCAAATTATGATGAATCATATAATAAAAGATATTTGGCTTATTTAAATAAACGAAAACAAATTGAATCGAATGAACTTTATGCTTTTGCCAATGTTGTCAAAAAACTGGAAGATGATAACAAAGAACGTTTAAAAATTGTCAATAAACTCGGAACAGCAGGAAAAGGGATTTATGTTTTGTTCGATTATAAAAGAAATACTGATTTTTTTGCATATGAATTGATCCTTGAACGAGCCTATCGGATTTGGAATGAAAACCCAAATGTTCTGAGTGATATTGCCGAACAATTCCGTCAAGATGGGAAAAAAGAAAAGGCCGCAGATTTTTACGAAAAGGCACTTACTGAATACTTAAAAAATCAAAATCCATCAGATGATGAAAAAGAAAAAATCATCAAAGCTAATTTGCGTTTAGCAACGATTAATGCTGACTTAAAACGAAATATCCTAGCGGGAAATTATTACGAAACCTTCTTTCGATTGAGTCCAGATACTCCTGAAAAAACAAGGGTTTCTTATGAAATTGGAGTCTTTTTCAATCATAAGATTGGTGATCCTGAAAGGGGTTCCAACTTTTTAGAGTATTGGTTGGATAAAAATAGTAAGGATTGGAATCCATCGCTTGCGGAGGACACAGGGGTTCCGGAAATGGAATCGATTGCATATTATTATCTCAGCAAAAAAGATAAAAAACAAAAAAAATATGAGTTAGAACAAAACAAACTGAATATCTCCCTCATGCAGTGGAAAAAAATTGATGAAAAACTCATCCTTGCAGAAAAAGAAAGACTAGATTTGATAGAAAAAAAACAATCTCTCAAAAAAGACTTAATGGTCACAACGCTTGATGATATTTTATCTCAATACCGATTGATGGATTTAAAAATTGAAGACCAAGAAGCTGTGATTCGTGTTTTGGAAACTAAACGGAATAAAATCCCTCTCATTAAAATTTTATTCCGACTTGGAGTACTATCCGAAGAAAATAGGGATTTTAAAAAAGCACAAGAATATTATGAAACGGTCATCAAAGAAGGTGGCGAAACCGAAGTGCGAGTGGCATTAAAAGAATTAGAAAGGATTAAAAGGATTTTAGAAACAGGAAATATTCAACCTCCCATCAACGAGAGTATTTAATGATTTCGTCTGTTTGATCTCCAGCTAACTCCTGCTCAAGGTTTTCTCTCGTATAACCTTCATCAGGTAAAACACGAAACTTTACCTCATCCACTGTATCACCTTCGTAAACGATTTTAATCAAATACTCGCCAGTTCGTAATAGAGAAAATTCATCCCGAATCGCAAGGGTATCTGGCTCCGCACGTTTCTTTTTGATATCAATTTCCACAAAGTCCAATTCATACCGATTGAGAGAAATATGGAAATCAGTTTCGAGACCAGGATTTCTTGAGAATTGGTAAACATAATGGATTGTATCTGTTGGTGAAAATATTAGATCATCACGCATCATTT of the Leptospira biflexa serovar Patoc strain 'Patoc 1 (Paris)' genome contains:
- a CDS encoding chemotaxis protein CheW, with product MAKETSQANQFIHEQYIIFNLGDEEYAIPITIVEEIVKITNLIRVPQSKSYFAGIMDIRGKVVRMIDLAKRLNIKNVNEAADRAIVINVSGKSIGVIVDKVSHVVHFPANQVDPPPPSVKGISSRYITGVGKKDNRFIILIDIEKILTVEEITELATV
- a CDS encoding phosphate signaling complex PhoU family protein — its product is MIISKFYYLRKNLYSMAELVLEQVILLSEALEADDYEQALNIVERDDLIDDLEKENDNLSQNAILEAVSNRNILGMGDVDNGIVLKKDPLRFALSAIRITRNMERMGDQVVNCADVFRHQTIRKGLFKNEEPMTLILSRVTTLAGMAIESLVEEKERFMGSVNSLEDELNELCDQAFKKYRSVPDMEKQEFADVYRIILALERLGDYAVNVAEELVRLNTGKDIRHLENVKSKPTLYP
- a CDS encoding methyl-accepting chemotaxis protein; the encoded protein is MKPKEIISKPKSKSFFLVYTLFTNLDPFLFFVGIFLIFGWANFASFIKILLYLAPPIIGFHSLLFFLKHKEFKKLLYRPEEIPYTEKELNIIRKLSKNGALNILSTNVGGPILTMVLAYHFGMVRSYGEVVFLSLLGVLLAMAISSFFYVYVEQRMYDVYNQLKLKPLSLFANLFFPIFSTFVIEYFLFSFYIYSQFRSHVDVNQLQLICIGLSFFIILIISLLFFVLWKLTGNTSATIRDVSDILKSFAEGDLRSDVRINETRNEIGVISLYLEEAKTKLNRLLTSIINHSSKIQLEAKTLEGLSSESAEHSQVQAASLEEVAAALEENGSSINGIYSDALEQKKLTAATNESIEHLFTISSSVKDISLHAKEKADSVESEVIKSGKSITSAIQSIEEVDKNAVEIGKILEIIKDISEQVNLLALNASIEAARAGDMGRGFAVVASEVGKLAERTASSTKTISDLIKRVSISTHMSVDSVKSASETFRYLSESVIEIINNIDKVNQANLEQITEVEEIRKQSENIVNRSSSVSFATEEQKKVNEEMGTSVHHLANDTAKLSMMSEKTAKSSAELNSLIVELNKELSLFKL
- a CDS encoding response regulator, with product MGYSKNKRSNPNQTPSIIIAVTAHVLNEHKERCLEVGMDGFVSKPFYIENLLQTYREILYKRNQ
- a CDS encoding hybrid sensor histidine kinase/response regulator; the encoded protein is MLDRTWKPKGRLFPYLLTNFILFIFVSIAFAFYTASERNIDAAEESRHRSLQIANELRQSSDQLTNLVRLYAIQKEPKFKAYFQRILEIRNGVRPRPNEYDYAYWDLVIADQLPPPSEEGEKISILDAMKQAGFLESDFLLLSLSKEKSDQLTKIEFESMSMIDRELKTGKSNPKAVAILFDDQYLKFKAEIMKPINDLYHQLDDRTTQAILDAKEKVFFLRTVLILSGIVFGISLYFTHRSLVSIMGGSVDEVFRLISLLGEGKFTGDIQILNDNKTILNSLNTTQKRLQELYEKTEMASRAKSEFLASMSHEIRTPLNGVIGITQILFETDLDAEQKSYLKTIADAGKALLNILNDILDFSKIDAGKLTIQKTPFHLANLVREIFDLFAIEANTKQLEFKFEINPDVPEVIVSDPSRIRQILFNLIGNAIKFTETGFVILSIKKEEHSILFQIKDSGIGISYEKLTSLFQKFSQVDTSTSRKYGGTGLGLAISERLVGLLEGKIGVESVKGVGSTFWCSFPLSIEEETNSYQIEISSPVSKQIPISDSLEMNKKPNVVPFDGKRVLVVEDNVLNQKVIGGLLKKQKIQSESNSFHHHCSDSPCLK
- a CDS encoding LIC_12238 family plasminogen-binding lipoprotein gives rise to the protein MRQNSSKLFPFKLLKFSQISLKQISYILPFFLLIQCGVPKGEFGWTTTKMEEMDILEQHIQTITDYKMMRDDLIFSPTDTIHYVYQFSRNPGLETDFHISLNRYELDFVEIDIKKKRAEPDTLAIRDEFSLLRTGEYLIKIVYEGDTVDEVKFRVLPDEGYTRENLEQELAGDQTDEIIKYSR